One window of Brachybacterium ginsengisoli genomic DNA carries:
- a CDS encoding glycoside hydrolase family 65 protein — translation MSRRRTVAADPVDRTHLPQDEWRLVESRPGGDLGLMETLFTTANGYLGMRGTPSEGRDAESHGTFLNGFHETWTINHAESAFGFARTGQTMISVPDSSVMKLYVDDEPLLLSIADLEEYERWIDFREGVLRRELIWRTPAGKRVRVSSSRMVSFPQRHLALMSLRVEMLEGSAPIAISSQIINREDFRDDFGKGVDGGPVTDKDDPRRTTAFSHRVLEPLQDWHSERRMLLGYRVANSGMTLAVGADHEVTSDAEVEVLVDTVPDRGRQVTRAHLEEGSSLTVDKAVSYHSSRSVPHRELFDRCRRTLDRVRGDGFEAQYREQREYLGDFWRSSDVELPGQPAAQQATRWNLFQLAQATARSDQWGIPAKGVTGSGYEGHYFWDSEVYVVPFLTFTQPRWARNALRFRTTMLPKARERARELNQRGALFPWRTINGDEASAYYAAGTAQYHIDADVAYAFSQYVDVTGDLDFQHRDGVQVLVETARMWADLGFWRLRSDGTSSFHINGVTGPDEYTTVVNNNMFTNVMARYNLRRAARAVRELRAADADAFEALRVELELDELELEQWDACAEGMHVAKDEALGIHLQEDRFLEREIWDLSGTPEEAFPLLLNFHPLVIYRFQVLKQADVVLALFLRGSEFTPEEKRADFEYYDPITTGDSSLSAVVQSIMAAEVGHQKAAQDYFRAGLFVDLANLHHNTSDGVHIASAGGVWNALVHGFGGMRHDEGRISFDPRLPADWPELAFPLTVRGSRFRVRLVREEISFTLETGDEIEVTVRGEQVTVTAQGVSVPLADQGPLLDDSVLARPVGLGDERADGSIMTSFVPTDPEDPWEYPVASDPDDIIEQS, via the coding sequence ATGAGCCGCCGCCGCACCGTCGCCGCCGATCCGGTGGACCGCACCCATCTGCCCCAGGACGAGTGGCGTCTGGTCGAGTCCCGCCCGGGCGGCGACCTGGGTCTGATGGAGACCCTCTTCACGACCGCCAACGGCTACCTCGGGATGCGGGGCACACCCTCCGAGGGGCGTGACGCCGAGAGCCACGGCACCTTCCTCAACGGCTTCCACGAGACCTGGACGATCAACCACGCCGAGTCCGCCTTCGGCTTCGCGCGCACCGGCCAGACCATGATCTCGGTGCCGGACTCCTCCGTGATGAAGCTGTACGTGGACGATGAGCCGCTGCTGCTCTCGATCGCGGACCTCGAGGAGTACGAGCGCTGGATCGACTTCCGTGAGGGCGTGCTGCGCCGCGAGCTGATCTGGCGCACCCCGGCCGGAAAGCGGGTGCGGGTGAGCTCATCCCGGATGGTCTCCTTCCCCCAGCGCCACCTCGCCCTGATGTCGCTGCGTGTGGAGATGCTCGAGGGTTCCGCGCCGATCGCGATCTCCTCCCAGATCATCAACCGCGAGGACTTCCGCGACGACTTCGGCAAGGGGGTCGACGGCGGCCCGGTCACCGACAAGGACGATCCGCGCCGCACCACGGCCTTCAGCCATCGGGTGCTCGAGCCGCTGCAGGACTGGCACAGCGAGCGCCGCATGCTGCTGGGCTACCGGGTGGCCAACTCGGGGATGACCCTGGCCGTCGGCGCGGACCACGAGGTCACCTCCGATGCCGAGGTGGAGGTGCTCGTGGACACGGTGCCCGACCGCGGGCGGCAGGTGACCCGCGCGCACCTCGAGGAGGGATCGTCGCTGACGGTCGACAAGGCGGTCTCGTACCACTCCTCCCGCTCGGTCCCGCATCGGGAGCTGTTCGACCGCTGCCGCCGCACCCTGGACCGCGTGCGCGGCGACGGCTTCGAGGCCCAGTACCGCGAGCAGCGGGAGTACCTCGGAGACTTCTGGCGCAGCTCCGACGTCGAGCTCCCGGGCCAGCCGGCCGCCCAGCAGGCCACCCGCTGGAACCTCTTCCAGCTCGCCCAGGCGACCGCCCGCAGCGACCAGTGGGGCATCCCCGCCAAGGGCGTGACGGGCTCCGGCTACGAGGGGCACTACTTCTGGGACAGCGAGGTCTACGTCGTCCCGTTCCTGACCTTCACCCAGCCGCGCTGGGCGCGCAATGCGCTCCGCTTCCGCACGACGATGCTGCCCAAGGCCCGCGAGCGGGCCCGTGAGCTCAATCAGCGCGGGGCGCTGTTCCCCTGGCGCACCATCAACGGCGACGAGGCCTCGGCGTACTACGCCGCCGGGACCGCGCAGTACCACATCGATGCCGACGTGGCCTATGCGTTCAGCCAGTACGTGGACGTCACCGGCGACCTCGACTTCCAGCATCGGGACGGGGTGCAGGTGCTGGTCGAGACCGCGCGGATGTGGGCCGATCTCGGCTTCTGGCGGCTGCGGTCCGATGGCACCTCGAGCTTCCACATCAACGGCGTGACCGGCCCGGACGAGTACACCACCGTGGTGAACAACAACATGTTCACCAACGTCATGGCGCGGTACAACCTGCGCCGCGCCGCCCGTGCCGTGCGCGAGCTGCGGGCGGCCGACGCCGATGCCTTCGAGGCGCTGCGGGTCGAGCTCGAGCTGGACGAGCTGGAGCTCGAGCAGTGGGACGCCTGCGCAGAGGGCATGCATGTGGCCAAGGACGAGGCGCTCGGGATCCATCTCCAGGAGGACCGCTTCCTGGAACGGGAGATCTGGGACCTCTCGGGCACGCCCGAGGAGGCCTTCCCGCTGCTGCTGAACTTCCATCCGCTGGTGATCTACCGCTTCCAGGTGCTCAAGCAGGCCGACGTCGTGCTCGCCCTGTTCCTGCGCGGCAGCGAGTTCACCCCCGAGGAGAAGCGCGCGGACTTCGAGTACTACGACCCGATCACCACCGGGGACTCCTCGCTCTCGGCGGTGGTGCAGTCGATCATGGCGGCCGAGGTCGGGCACCAGAAGGCGGCGCAGGACTACTTCCGGGCCGGTCTCTTCGTGGATCTCGCGAACCTCCACCACAACACCTCCGACGGGGTGCACATCGCCTCGGCCGGCGGGGTCTGGAACGCGCTGGTGCACGGCTTCGGCGGGATGCGGCACGACGAGGGACGGATCTCCTTCGACCCCCGCCTGCCCGCGGACTGGCCGGAGCTCGCCTTCCCGCTGACGGTGCGCGGATCCCGGTTCCGGGTGCGCCTGGTGCGCGAGGAGATCTCCTTCACCCTCGAGACCGGCGACGAGATCGAGGTCACCGTGCGCGGGGAGCAGGTCACGGTGACCGCGCAGGGCGTCTCGGTCCCCCTCGCGGATCAGGGCCCGCTGCTGGACGACTCGGTGCTGGCCAGGCCCGTCGGGCTCGGCGACGAGCGGGCCGACGGCTCGATCATGACCTCCTTCGTCCCCACGGATCCCGAGGACCCCTGGGAGTACCCGGTCGCCAGCGACCCCGACGACATCATCGAGCAGAGCTGA
- a CDS encoding HAD family hydrolase, giving the protein MALVTAQSSFRPASFTAHLFDLDGVITPTAEVHMRAWARMFEGFLASRGVTEPYTDADYFAHVDGRPRYEGVRALLASRGITPPEGEDTDPGDQPPGEETVRGLGNRKNDLVLALLRADGVSPYPGTVAFLDALPADARLAIVSSSRNAEEVLRGAGLLDRFEHIVDGNVAARDGLPGKPAPDTFLHAARLLGVEPAQSVVYEDAVSGVQAGAAGDFGAVIGVDRGAGAAELSAAGANLVVADLEEIA; this is encoded by the coding sequence ATGGCGCTCGTGACTGCTCAGAGCTCCTTCCGACCGGCCTCGTTCACCGCCCATCTCTTCGATCTCGATGGGGTCATCACCCCCACGGCAGAGGTGCACATGCGGGCCTGGGCCCGCATGTTCGAGGGCTTCCTCGCCTCTCGGGGCGTCACCGAGCCCTACACCGATGCCGACTACTTCGCCCACGTGGACGGCCGTCCCCGCTACGAGGGCGTGCGAGCGCTCCTCGCCTCCCGCGGCATCACCCCACCCGAGGGCGAGGACACGGACCCCGGGGACCAGCCCCCGGGCGAGGAGACCGTGCGCGGTCTCGGCAACCGCAAGAACGACCTTGTCCTGGCACTGCTCCGGGCCGACGGGGTCTCCCCGTACCCCGGCACCGTCGCCTTCCTCGACGCGCTCCCGGCCGACGCCCGCCTGGCGATCGTCTCCTCCTCCCGCAACGCCGAGGAGGTCCTGCGCGGAGCCGGCCTGCTGGACCGCTTCGAGCACATCGTCGACGGCAACGTCGCCGCCCGCGACGGCCTGCCCGGCAAGCCTGCGCCCGATACCTTCCTCCACGCCGCGCGCCTGCTGGGCGTCGAGCCCGCGCAGTCGGTGGTCTACGAGGACGCCGTCTCGGGCGTTCAGGCCGGTGCCGCCGGAGACTTCGGGGCGGTGATCGGCGTGGACCGCGGCGCCGGTGCCGCGGAGCTCTCCGCCGCCGGGGCCAATCTCGTCGTCGCCGACCTGGAGGAGATCGCATGA